The genomic segment CAACTGGCAGTTCAAGCCCCGCATCCGCTCCCTGGCACCGGCCATGGAACACCTCAAAAAGGAAATCGACAAGATGGGCGGCTGGAACCGAAACCAGATCAGCGCCCTGATCATCTTCGTGGTCATGGTCTTCGGCTGGTTCACGGAAAAGACCTTCTATCAAAATGGGATCCTGCCCATCCGCCTGGGCCTGGGGGTTTTGGCCATGGCCGGTGCGGTGGCCTATCTCCTGGCCGGCATCGTCAACTGGCGCGACTACCAGGAAAAAGTGGACTGGGGTGTCGTCTGGCTGTACGCCGGGGCGATCATTTTCGGTCGCACCCTGGACGGCACCGGCGCGGCCTACTGGCTGGCCCGCAGTGTGATGGACCTGCTGGCCCCCCTGGGGATGAATGCCGGTCTGCCGCTTATGGCCGTATCCAACGGCATCACGGCGGTTATGACCAACCTCATGGCCGATGGGCCCGCCGCGGCGGCCGTGGGGCCAATCGCCCTCAACATGGCCGGCTTGGCCCATCCGGGCACAACCTTCCTGCCCTTCATGGCCATGTCCACGGCGATCGCGTCCTCGTTTGCCTTCATGCTGGTGATCGGCACCCCGCCCAATGCCATCGTCTATGCTAGCGGCTATCTGGAGCCCAAAGACTTTCTGCGGGTGGGCATCCCGCTGTGGTTCATCGCCAACATCGTGCTGCTGCTGCTGACCGCCGGCTACTGGATGCTGCGGGGGTTCGGGGCCCTGCCGAACTTCTGACCGCGTTTGTCGGCCCGGCGCCTTTTCGGCCCGTGCGGTTTTCAGGACACGGGCCGAAAAGAGGGCCTGAAAGCGCAAAATCACCTGATTTTGCGCTTTTACCGGTCCCTCGAAATTGACAGCCCCGCAAAGGATGAAAAGTTTTGGAACAAACTTAAAGAATTTCCGCGACCCCGGGGGGTGGCAAAAGGGGAAGCCACCCCCAAAGCAAGAAGGCGGCACCATGAAAATTCTCATCACCGGCGCCACCTCCGGCATCGGCCGACAGCTGGCGCTGGACTATCACCGCGAGGGGCACGAGGTCTGGGCGCTGGGCCGCAGCCGGGAAAGGCTTGCGGCCCTTGAGAGCGTGGGCCTCAAGACCGGCGCGGTGGACCTCTTGAACCGCGAGGAAACGCTGAGCTGGTTTTCGGGGCTGGAGGTGATCGACCTGGCGATCCTCTCGGCCGGGTCCTGCGAGTACATCGACCTGCCCGTCTTCGACAGCGCCCTGCTCAGCCGGATGATGCGGGTCAACGTCGAAACCATGGGCCACAGCATCGAGGCGCTCCTGCCGCTTTTGCGCCGCAGCCGGGCGCCGCATCTGGTGGGGATCGGCTCCGGAGCGGCCTATTTGCCCCTGCCGCGGGCGGAGGCCTACGGGGCGTCCAAAGCGGCCGTCGCCTACCTGCTGGAGACCTTGCGGATCAGCCTGTTCAGGGAAAAGATCGCGGTCAGCCTGGTATGTCCGGGATTTGTCCAAACACCCCTGACCGACCGCAACGATTTTCCGATGCCTTTTCTGATCAGCAGCGCCCGGGCCAGCCGGGCGATCCGCAGGGGAATCGCCCGCAGACAGCCGGAAATCCACTTTCCGCGGCGTTTCACCTATATTTTGAAGGCCCTGTCGCTCCTGCCGGATGTGCTCTGGCTGCGGCTGGCCCAAAAGATGGTCCGGTCATGAAGCAAATCGCCGTCATCGGCAGCGGCATCGCCGGGCTGACCAGCGCTTACTACCTCTCCCGTCGCCATGCGGTGACGGTGTTCGAGGCCAACGATTACATCGGCGGGCACACCCACACCGTCGACGTCTCCCTGGCGGGCGAAAAAAGCGCCATCGACACGGGCTTTATCGTCTTCAACGACCGCACCTATCCCAATTTCATCCGACTGCTGGAGGAACTGCAGGTGGCTTACCAGCCAACGGAAATGAGCTTTTCGGTGCGCAACGATGCCATCGATCTCGAGTACAACGGCAGCGACCTCAATCGCCTCTTCGCCCAGCGCGAAAACCTGCTGCGCCCGGCCTTCTGGCGGATGCTGCTGGACATCGTGCGCTTCAACCGGGCGGTCAGGCGGGAGGCGGCCCGCCCCGGCGCCCGGACCATCGGGGATTACGTCCAGCGGCAGCACTTCGGGGCGCTCTTCGCCGACAATTACCTGCTGCCCATGATCGCCGCCATCTGGTCCATGGGCCTTCAGGACGCCAGGGACTTTCCGCTGCAGTTTTTTGTGCGCTTTTTCGAAAATCACGGTTTGCTGAACCTCGTCGACCGTCCCCAGTGGTACACGATCGTCGGCGGGTCGCGGGCCTACATCGCCCCTTTGACCGCGCCGTTCAGGCAATCCGTTCGGCTGAAGACCCCGGTGACGCGCCTCCAGCAGGCCAACGGCGGCATCAAACTCACCAGCCGCGCGGGGACCGAGACCTTTGACGAGGTGGTGGTCGCCTGCCATGGCGACCAGGCCCTCGCCCTGCTGGCCGAGCCCGGCGCCCAGGAGCGAAAGGTGCTGGGGGCCCTATCCTGCACCGAAAACCGGGTGGTGCTGCACACCGATACGCGCCGCCTGCCCCGGCGCCAAAGCGCCTGGGCCAGCTGGAACTACTACTGCAGCGGCAGGCATGCCGGCCGGGCCACCCTGACCTACAACATGAATATCCTGCAGCGTCTGAATAAACGGCAGCCCTATCTGGTCAGCCTGAACCAGGAGGTCGCCGAAGACAAGGTCCTGGGGCGCTTCACCTACGCCCACCCGATGTTCAATCCGGCCGCAATCGAAGCCCAGCGGCAGTGGCACACCATTTCCGGCATCGATCACGTCCATTTCTGCGGCGCATACTGGTTCAACGGCTTCCACGAAGACGGCGTTAAAAGCGGCCTGCGGGTCTGCCGCGCCCTGGGGATTGAACCATGAAACCCGCGCTCTATGTCGGCACCGTCACCCACCAGCGCTTTATCCCCAGGCGTCACCGTTTCCGCTACCCGTTTTTCATGTGGTACCTGAACCTCGACGAGATCGACCGCCTGCCGGACGTGGGCCGCTGGTTTTCAGCCCGGCGCTTCGCCCTGAGCCGGTTCCAGCGAGCCGACTATCTCGACCGACCATGGGAGCCGCTGCACCTCAGGGCCAAGACCCGCATGCAGGAACTGACCGGGCGGCCGGTCAGCGGCCCGGTCTGCGCACTCCTCAATCTCCGGACCCTCGGGCTCTACTTCAGCCCGGTCAATTTTTATTTCGGCTTCGATCGCAGCTCCCGCCCGTCGCACTTTCTGGCCGAGGTGTCCAATATTCCCTGGAACGAGCGCCATCTTTACAGCCATTATCTGGGCAGCGGTCCGCCCGCACCGATGCATGCCAAGGCGTTTCACGTGTCGCCGTTCAACCCCCTGAACCAGTATTACCGTTGGCAGATCAGCCCCCCCGGCAAACGGATCAGGATCGGGATTGCGGTCCACGATCCCCGCGGCCGGGTCTTCGAAGCCAGGCTGGACCTAACACGCCAGCCCTTCAACTCGGTCTCCGTAAGACGGCAGCTGCTCAGAAAACCGGTGATGACCGCCGCCATCGTCTCGGCGATCCACTGGCAGGCGCTCAGACTCTACGCCAAAGGCGTGCCCTATGTACCCTACCCCAAGGAGACGACATGAGAGACCTCACCCACCCCTCACGGCGCCCTCGGGCTACCCTTTTACAGGGCCTTCTGCCGGACTGGTCCAGATCCCTGCTGTTTAACCTCCTGGCCAACCTGCGCTACGGCCAGATCACCTTTCACGATCAGGACGGCGCCCGCACACTGGGGCAGCGGCCGCAGCTGCAGGCGACGATCACGGTGCATGACCCGGCCTTCTACCCCCGGGTGCTCTTCGGCGGATCGATCGGTGCCGGAGAAGCCTATGTGGACGGCCTCTGGGAAACCGACAGCCTCGCCACCCTGGTGCGCATCATGGTGCGCAACATGGACCTGCTGGACCGCATGGAGCAGGGCCTCGCCTGGCTGCTCTGGCCCTACCAGCGGCTCCGGCACCTGCGGCGGGACAACCACCGTCAGGGGGCGAAGAAAAATATCCTGGCCCATTACGACCTGGGCAACGACCTCTACGGGGCGTTTCTGGATCCGACGATGATGTATTCGGCGGCGATCTACCCCCGGGAGAACAGCAGCCTGGAGGAGGCCGCGCGTTTCAAACTGGACTATATCTGCCGCCGGCTGCAACTGACACCCCAGGACCGGGTGATCGAAATCGGCGGCGGCTGGGGCGGCTTCGCCATCCACGCCGCCGCCAATTACGGCTGCCATGTGACCACCACCACCATTTCCGATGCCCAGTTCCGGGAGGCCCAGCGGCGGATCGAGGAGGCGGGCCTCGGCCACCGGATCACCCTGCTGCAAAAGGATTACCGGGATCTTAACGGCCGCTACGACAAGCTGGTCAGCATCGAGATGATCGAGGCCGTCGGTCACCGCTACCTGCCCGAATTTTTCAGAAAGTGCGGCGCCCTGCTGCGGCCTGAGGGCCTGCTGCTGATCCAGGCGATCACCATCGCGGACCAGAAATACAGCCAATACGTGCGAAACGTGGATTTCATCCAGCGCCACATCTTTCCCGGCGGCTGCGTACCCTCCATTACCCGCATGCTCTCCCTGATCACCGCCAAAACCGACCTGGTGGTGCGCAGCATCGAGGATTTCGGCTTCGACTACGCCCGCACCCTGAGGGACTGGCGCAGCCGTTTCCTCGGGGCTTACGATGCGTTGAAAACACGCGGTTACGACGAACGCTTCAAGCGCCTCTGGGAGTTCTATCTGGCTTACTGCGAGGGCGGGTTTCGGGAGCGGGCGCTTAGCGTGGTGCAGTTGATGGCCTCCCGCCCCCTGAACCGCACCGCTTTGAGGCGCCTATGAACTGGCTGGTCAATCTGGCCATCTACGAGGGCGCCTGGTTCGCCTGCGTACTGGGCGGGGACGCCCTGGCATGGGTCGCCGCGCTGCTCCTGGCGGTTCATCTTTACCTGACACCCTGCCCCAAAGCCGACCTGCTCCTGGCAGGTGCCCTTTTGCTCGTCGGCCTGGTCCTGGACGGCACCTTGAAGGCCGTCGGCTTCTTCAGCTTCGACTCGCCCATCGTACCGATACCGCTCTGGCTGATGGGCGTATGGGCCACGTTTGCCACCTTGCCCAACCACAGTCTGGCGTGGCTCAAAAACCGCCTGCGGCTGGCGGCGGTCCTGGGGGCTGTTGGCGGGCCGCTGGCCTATTGGGCCGGGGTCCGGATGGGGGCGGCGACCTTCAACTGGCCGCTGCTGCCCTCCCTGTTTCTCCTGGCGGTGATCTGGGGGATTCTCATGCCCGGGGTGATGCGCCTCAGCAGCCGTCTGGCGCCCGAGCGCGGATAGCGCGCCGGCAGCTCTTTGAAATTCGCCGTTTGGGGTCTGCTCAGACGGCAGCCATCGGCCCGGGCGTGTTCAGTGTCGGGGGCGGGTGCAGCAGGCCCCTCCGCCAGCGGTCGGGTATGGCGGCCACCCCGTTGGCCGCACCCAGCAGGGCGCCCAGAACGGCGCCGCGGCCGGCGTTGTCGCCCCCGAGATTGGTGTTGACCACCAGGGCTTGTTCCAGGTCGGCGGCATACTTCAGGGCCAGGTAGGCAATGGCGGGGATGGCGTCTTCGACGTAGCAGGCCGGACTGAGGCGCTGACCGATGACCACGTCGTCGGGGTGATTCAGCCACTTCTCCAGGGGGTGTCCCAGAAGCGGGTTGACTTGGCGCCGAATGATGTCCGTCAGCACCCGGCCCAGCGGAGCGCCGCCCAGCACCGGTAGCAGAACGTCCAGCAGAAAGGCGCCGGCAGCCTCCATTCTGGGTCCTAGATGGGTGAGGTGCAGATGCTCCAGGGCCTTGGCACGCGCAGCAGGTGGTGAGTCGGCATAGAAGACCGCTACCGGGATCATGCCGATGATCCCGCTGACATGTTTTTCGGCCACCCCGCAAGCGGTGGGGGGGCTGCCGGTGGCATAATGGGCGAAAAAGCGGCGGTGATACTCCTCCACGTAGGTGTCGGCGTGGCTGCCGGGCGTGGTCATGTACCGGATGTAATCATCGGCGAAGGCCTCGGCGCGATAGGCGCGGTGCTGGTTGAGGCTTTCGATCAAAAGCACGCAGAGTTTAAGGTTCAGAGTGTTTTCGCCGGCTTGCAGGAACTGGTGGTAGTGGATGCCGGCCCGGCCCCAGAAGCGGGCCTGTGCATGCAGGATGTCGCCCTTCGGCCCGGAGGGCCGGTAGCTGGAGCGCCACAGGATGCTGTCGGGATGGGGATTGCGGGGCGCCAAATAGTCGGTCACATACCCGTAGTCCCGGGCCAGTGCCTGGCGGTTGTAGTACCAGTGCACGGGCATGGCCAGGGCATCACCGATGAACATGGCCGTCAGCGCGCCGGCGCGCCGCTGGGAGGGGTTGATCGCGTGGTCGGATAGACTCATGGGAAAACGACCTTCCTTGTCGGCCTGTAATGTAGTGTGGCGCTTTTAAGGGTTTAACGGCACCGTCGCGTTGACGGATTCCAGGCGCTCAGGATGGGCAAATGTCAGGGTCATCTGAAGGTCTTCAGCGCCCCCATGCCGCCGTCCACGTGAAAGATTTGCCCGGTAATCCAGCCGGCCGCCTGACGCAAGAGGTAGCACGCAAGGCCGGCGGCATCCTCGGCCACCCCGATGCGGCCCAGTGGATGGCGTTCGGCCGCCGCCCGGCGCT from the Desulfobacteraceae bacterium genome contains:
- a CDS encoding SDR family NAD(P)-dependent oxidoreductase; the encoded protein is MKILITGATSGIGRQLALDYHREGHEVWALGRSRERLAALESVGLKTGAVDLLNREETLSWFSGLEVIDLAILSAGSCEYIDLPVFDSALLSRMMRVNVETMGHSIEALLPLLRRSRAPHLVGIGSGAAYLPLPRAEAYGASKAAVAYLLETLRISLFREKIAVSLVCPGFVQTPLTDRNDFPMPFLISSARASRAIRRGIARRQPEIHFPRRFTYILKALSLLPDVLWLRLAQKMVRS
- a CDS encoding ADP-ribosylglycohydrolase family protein, with the translated sequence MSLSDHAINPSQRRAGALTAMFIGDALAMPVHWYYNRQALARDYGYVTDYLAPRNPHPDSILWRSSYRPSGPKGDILHAQARFWGRAGIHYHQFLQAGENTLNLKLCVLLIESLNQHRAYRAEAFADDYIRYMTTPGSHADTYVEEYHRRFFAHYATGSPPTACGVAEKHVSGIIGMIPVAVFYADSPPAARAKALEHLHLTHLGPRMEAAGAFLLDVLLPVLGGAPLGRVLTDIIRRQVNPLLGHPLEKWLNHPDDVVIGQRLSPACYVEDAIPAIAYLALKYAADLEQALVVNTNLGGDNAGRGAVLGALLGAANGVAAIPDRWRRGLLHPPPTLNTPGPMAAV
- a CDS encoding DUF2878 domain-containing protein codes for the protein MNWLVNLAIYEGAWFACVLGGDALAWVAALLLAVHLYLTPCPKADLLLAGALLLVGLVLDGTLKAVGFFSFDSPIVPIPLWLMGVWATFATLPNHSLAWLKNRLRLAAVLGAVGGPLAYWAGVRMGAATFNWPLLPSLFLLAVIWGILMPGVMRLSSRLAPERG
- a CDS encoding cyclopropane-fatty-acyl-phospholipid synthase family protein; amino-acid sequence: MRDLTHPSRRPRATLLQGLLPDWSRSLLFNLLANLRYGQITFHDQDGARTLGQRPQLQATITVHDPAFYPRVLFGGSIGAGEAYVDGLWETDSLATLVRIMVRNMDLLDRMEQGLAWLLWPYQRLRHLRRDNHRQGAKKNILAHYDLGNDLYGAFLDPTMMYSAAIYPRENSSLEEAARFKLDYICRRLQLTPQDRVIEIGGGWGGFAIHAAANYGCHVTTTTISDAQFREAQRRIEEAGLGHRITLLQKDYRDLNGRYDKLVSIEMIEAVGHRYLPEFFRKCGALLRPEGLLLIQAITIADQKYSQYVRNVDFIQRHIFPGGCVPSITRMLSLITAKTDLVVRSIEDFGFDYARTLRDWRSRFLGAYDALKTRGYDERFKRLWEFYLAYCEGGFRERALSVVQLMASRPLNRTALRRL
- a CDS encoding FAD-dependent oxidoreductase; protein product: MKQIAVIGSGIAGLTSAYYLSRRHAVTVFEANDYIGGHTHTVDVSLAGEKSAIDTGFIVFNDRTYPNFIRLLEELQVAYQPTEMSFSVRNDAIDLEYNGSDLNRLFAQRENLLRPAFWRMLLDIVRFNRAVRREAARPGARTIGDYVQRQHFGALFADNYLLPMIAAIWSMGLQDARDFPLQFFVRFFENHGLLNLVDRPQWYTIVGGSRAYIAPLTAPFRQSVRLKTPVTRLQQANGGIKLTSRAGTETFDEVVVACHGDQALALLAEPGAQERKVLGALSCTENRVVLHTDTRRLPRRQSAWASWNYYCSGRHAGRATLTYNMNILQRLNKRQPYLVSLNQEVAEDKVLGRFTYAHPMFNPAAIEAQRQWHTISGIDHVHFCGAYWFNGFHEDGVKSGLRVCRALGIEP
- a CDS encoding DUF1365 domain-containing protein — encoded protein: MKPALYVGTVTHQRFIPRRHRFRYPFFMWYLNLDEIDRLPDVGRWFSARRFALSRFQRADYLDRPWEPLHLRAKTRMQELTGRPVSGPVCALLNLRTLGLYFSPVNFYFGFDRSSRPSHFLAEVSNIPWNERHLYSHYLGSGPPAPMHAKAFHVSPFNPLNQYYRWQISPPGKRIRIGIAVHDPRGRVFEARLDLTRQPFNSVSVRRQLLRKPVMTAAIVSAIHWQALRLYAKGVPYVPYPKETT